In Mycolicibacterium phocaicum, one DNA window encodes the following:
- a CDS encoding cell division protein FtsQ/DivIB — protein sequence MTGADGSGEPATEPVAAQDDPVQGETAEDVVPDSTAPDAAAESAAEEAPDAASADPASPDYEGPRRRARREREERRIALERARALEQARQEARRRAAGLSEQPKAPTRGVIRGLKMLLWSAVTAVVAVALGLVLYFTPIMAVRHTVVTGLGTLTEDQVTAAAAVKPETPLLQVNTDAVAERVATIRRVASARVQREYPSTLRITVLERVPVAAKEYPDGPHLFDRDGVDFATEPPPPGLPYLDADNPGPKDPATLAALEVLLSLRPEVFSQVARVGAPSVAGVTLTLNDGREVIWGTTDRTEEKALKLGALLTQPGHTYDVSSPDLPTVK from the coding sequence GTGACCGGGGCGGACGGCTCGGGGGAGCCGGCTACCGAACCCGTTGCGGCGCAGGATGATCCGGTGCAGGGCGAGACGGCAGAAGACGTCGTGCCGGACAGCACCGCGCCGGACGCCGCGGCAGAGTCCGCCGCCGAGGAGGCGCCGGACGCCGCGTCGGCCGATCCCGCGTCACCCGACTACGAGGGGCCGCGTCGCCGGGCCCGGCGCGAGCGGGAGGAACGCCGCATCGCGCTGGAGCGGGCCAGGGCCCTGGAGCAGGCGCGTCAGGAGGCGCGGCGCCGCGCGGCAGGCCTGTCCGAGCAGCCCAAGGCGCCCACACGGGGCGTCATCCGCGGCCTGAAGATGTTGTTGTGGTCGGCGGTGACGGCCGTCGTCGCCGTCGCACTGGGTCTGGTGCTGTACTTCACGCCGATCATGGCGGTCCGCCACACCGTGGTCACCGGTCTGGGCACCCTGACCGAGGACCAGGTGACGGCGGCGGCCGCGGTCAAGCCGGAGACGCCGCTGCTGCAGGTCAACACCGACGCGGTGGCCGAGCGGGTCGCCACGATCCGGCGGGTGGCAAGTGCCCGGGTGCAGCGGGAGTACCCGTCGACCCTGCGCATCACGGTGCTGGAGCGGGTTCCGGTGGCGGCCAAGGAGTACCCGGACGGCCCGCACCTGTTCGACCGCGACGGGGTGGATTTCGCGACCGAGCCGCCGCCGCCGGGCCTGCCGTACCTGGATGCCGACAATCCCGGTCCCAAGGACCCGGCGACGCTGGCGGCCCTCGAGGTCCTGCTGTCGCTGCGTCCCGAGGTGTTCAGCCAGGTCGCGCGCGTCGGGGCGCCGTCGGTCGCCGGTGTCACGCTGACGCTGAACGACGGTCGCGAGGTCATCTGGGGGACCACCGACCGCACCGAGGAGAAGGCGCTCAAGCTGGGCGCGCTGCTCACGCAGCCGGGCCACACCTATGACGTGTCCAGTCCCGACCTGCCGACTGTGAAGTAG
- the murC gene encoding UDP-N-acetylmuramate--L-alanine ligase, with protein MTARQLPPELARVHMVGIGGAGMSGIARILLDRGGQVSGSDAKESRGVAALRARGAEIRIGHDASSLDMLPGGPTVVVSTHAAIPKDNPELVEAHRRGIPVIMRPVVLAKLMDGYRSVLVTGTHGKTTTTSMVIVALQHSGFDPSFAVGGDLGEAGTNAHHGSGDCFVAEADESDGSLLEYTPDVAVVTNIEADHLDHFGSVEAYTAVFDDFVARLRPGGALVVCADDPGAEALAQRSAERGVRVLRYGMGSAQRTDLEATLLTWQQQGTGGVAAIQLAGEPHRRGMRLSVPGKHMALNALAALLAAREVGADPEAVLDGLTGFEGVRRRFEAVGTAYGVRVFDDYAHHPTEVRATLEALRAVAGTSRSIVVFQPHLYSRTQTFAKEFGQALDRADEVFVLDVYAAREAPLAGVSGASIVEHVSAPVHYVPDFSAVAEQVAAKAGPGDVIVTMGAGDVTLLGREILTALEVKADRAAPGRPTP; from the coding sequence ATGACGGCGCGGCAGCTGCCACCCGAGCTCGCCCGGGTGCACATGGTCGGTATCGGCGGTGCCGGGATGTCCGGTATCGCCCGCATCCTGCTGGACCGCGGTGGCCAGGTGTCCGGTTCGGACGCCAAGGAGTCCCGTGGTGTCGCGGCCCTGCGGGCCCGTGGTGCCGAGATCCGGATCGGGCACGACGCGTCGTCGCTGGACATGCTGCCGGGCGGCCCGACCGTCGTGGTGAGCACGCACGCGGCCATCCCCAAGGACAACCCCGAGCTGGTGGAGGCCCACCGGCGCGGCATCCCGGTGATCATGCGCCCGGTCGTGCTCGCCAAGCTGATGGACGGCTATCGCTCGGTGCTGGTGACCGGCACCCACGGCAAGACCACGACGACCTCGATGGTCATCGTGGCGTTGCAGCACAGTGGTTTCGACCCGTCGTTCGCCGTCGGTGGCGATCTGGGTGAGGCCGGCACCAACGCGCATCACGGCAGCGGCGACTGCTTCGTGGCCGAGGCCGACGAGAGCGACGGTTCGCTGCTCGAATACACACCCGACGTGGCGGTGGTGACCAACATCGAGGCCGACCACCTCGACCACTTCGGCAGCGTCGAGGCCTACACCGCGGTGTTCGACGACTTCGTGGCCCGGCTGCGTCCCGGCGGCGCGCTGGTGGTGTGCGCCGACGACCCGGGTGCCGAGGCGCTGGCCCAGCGGTCGGCGGAGCGCGGTGTTCGGGTGCTGCGGTACGGCATGGGCAGTGCGCAGCGCACGGATCTGGAAGCGACGCTGCTGACCTGGCAGCAGCAGGGCACCGGTGGGGTGGCGGCCATCCAACTGGCGGGCGAGCCGCACCGCCGGGGCATGCGACTGTCGGTGCCGGGCAAGCACATGGCGCTCAACGCCCTGGCCGCGCTGCTGGCGGCCCGTGAGGTCGGCGCCGATCCGGAGGCCGTGCTCGACGGCCTCACCGGGTTCGAAGGTGTGCGGCGCCGCTTCGAGGCGGTCGGAACTGCTTACGGCGTCCGGGTTTTCGACGATTACGCGCACCATCCCACCGAGGTCCGGGCGACGCTGGAAGCGCTGCGCGCGGTGGCCGGCACATCGCGGTCCATCGTGGTGTTCCAGCCCCATCTGTATTCGCGCACACAGACTTTCGCGAAGGAGTTCGGTCAGGCCCTCGATCGTGCCGACGAGGTGTTCGTCCTCGATGTCTATGCCGCGCGGGAAGCCCCGTTGGCAGGCGTCAGCGGCGCGAGCATCGTCGAGCACGTCTCGGCCCCGGTGCATTACGTGCCTGACTTCTCCGCGGTGGCCGAGCAGGTGGCGGCCAAGGCGGGTCCCGGTGACGTCATCGTCACGATGGGCGCCGGCGACGTCACGCTGTTGGGGCGCGAAATCCTGACCGCACTGGAGGTCAAGGCCGACCGCGCCGCCCCGGGACGGCCCACGCCGTGA
- the murG gene encoding undecaprenyldiphospho-muramoylpentapeptide beta-N-acetylglucosaminyltransferase: MVLAGGGTAGHIEPAMAVADALVALRPDVRITALGTARGLETRLVPERGYDLELITPVPLPRKPSADLARLPLRVRAAVRETRDVLDAVQADVVVGFGGYVSLPAYLAARGGGLRRRRTVPVVVHEANASAGWANKVGARSARRVLAAVPDSGLKGGEVVGIPVRESITALDRAARRAEARKFFGFADDARVLLVFGGSQGAQSLNRAVSGAAENLAAQGVSVLHAYGRKNTLELPEPAPGAPPYVGVPYLDRMDLAYAAADLAICRSGAMTVAEVSAVGLPAVYVPLPIGNGEQRLNALPVVDAGGGLLVDDAELTPDFVTERIGTLMGDTAALDQMTTAAALAGHRDAARRVAQIALDVAAGIR; the protein is encoded by the coding sequence GTGGTGCTGGCCGGCGGCGGCACCGCAGGTCACATCGAGCCCGCGATGGCGGTTGCCGACGCGCTGGTGGCGCTGCGGCCCGACGTCCGGATCACCGCCCTCGGCACGGCCCGCGGGCTGGAAACCCGGCTGGTCCCCGAACGTGGCTACGACCTCGAGCTGATCACCCCGGTTCCGTTGCCGCGCAAGCCTTCTGCCGACCTGGCCCGGCTGCCACTGCGGGTTCGCGCCGCGGTCCGCGAGACGCGTGACGTTCTCGACGCCGTCCAGGCCGACGTCGTCGTGGGGTTCGGCGGTTACGTCTCGCTGCCGGCCTACCTCGCCGCCCGCGGCGGGGGACTGCGCCGTCGCCGCACCGTTCCGGTCGTGGTGCACGAGGCCAACGCCAGCGCGGGCTGGGCCAACAAGGTCGGCGCCCGCTCGGCGCGCCGCGTGCTGGCCGCGGTGCCGGATTCGGGGCTCAAGGGCGGCGAGGTCGTCGGGATCCCGGTGCGTGAGTCGATCACCGCACTCGACCGGGCCGCGCGGCGCGCGGAGGCCCGCAAGTTCTTCGGCTTCGCCGACGACGCCCGCGTGCTCCTGGTGTTCGGTGGCTCCCAGGGTGCGCAGTCGCTGAATCGCGCCGTCTCCGGTGCGGCCGAAAACCTGGCTGCGCAAGGCGTTTCGGTCCTGCACGCCTACGGCCGCAAGAACACCCTCGAGCTGCCGGAGCCGGCACCGGGTGCGCCGCCCTATGTCGGGGTGCCGTACCTCGACCGCATGGATCTGGCTTATGCGGCAGCCGATCTGGCCATCTGCCGGTCCGGCGCCATGACCGTCGCGGAGGTCAGCGCGGTCGGTCTGCCCGCGGTCTACGTGCCGTTGCCGATCGGCAACGGCGAGCAACGACTCAATGCACTCCCGGTGGTCGACGCCGGCGGCGGCCTGCTGGTCGACGACGCCGAGCTCACCCCGGACTTCGTCACCGAACGGATCGGAACTCTGATGGGCGACACCGCCGCACTGGACCAGATGACGACGGCGGCCGCGCTGGCCGGCCACCGCGACGCGGCGCGGCGGGTGGCGCAGATCGCCCTCGACGTGGCGGCGGGTATCCGATGA
- the ftsW gene encoding putative lipid II flippase FtsW — protein MPDILAKLRRGKAGPEGPQAPDEKTPSAAADGGKETGKDAAETAAKPAQPKLQGPRARFGAWLGRPMTSFHLVIACAALLITLGLTMVLSASGVHSYDEDGSPWTIFAKQVLWTVIGLIAFYVALRLPIAFMRRMALPAFIVSLVLIALVLIPGIGHLSNGARGWFVVAGFSMQPSELTKIAFAIWGSHLLATRRMQHAGWKELLFPLVPAAVLALGLIVAEPDLGQTVSVSIVLLGLLWYAGLSLRIFLSSLVLCIGAAAIMAVSAGYRSDRVRAWLDPDSDLQGIGYQSRQAKYALANGGMFGDGLGQGTAKFNYLPNAHNDFIFAIIGEELGFIGAAGLLALFGLFAYTGMRIARRSVDPFLRLLTATTTLWVVGQVFINVGYVLGLLPVTGIQLPLISAGGTATATTLLLIGLIANAARHEPDAVAALRAGRDDRMNRILRLPPPVPYSPTTLDSARDRLRGRGDKAGDKQVRKPAARQAKPAKPAKPTKSARPTRQATRQEPPPRQRRTDAPRRPRRTEEPDRRSDRGRSKRGNPVPADGAGRRARQNGDLKGHGRRDPRRSDPRVRTLEGQRYG, from the coding sequence ATGCCGGACATCCTTGCCAAGCTCCGTCGGGGCAAAGCCGGCCCGGAAGGCCCGCAGGCCCCCGACGAGAAGACGCCGAGCGCCGCCGCGGACGGCGGCAAAGAGACGGGCAAAGACGCCGCAGAGACGGCCGCGAAGCCCGCCCAGCCCAAGCTGCAGGGTCCCCGGGCCCGGTTCGGCGCCTGGCTGGGCCGGCCGATGACGTCGTTCCACCTGGTCATCGCATGCGCGGCGCTGCTGATCACGCTGGGCCTGACCATGGTGCTCTCGGCTTCGGGCGTGCACTCGTACGACGAGGACGGCTCGCCCTGGACGATCTTCGCCAAACAGGTGCTCTGGACCGTCATCGGCCTGATCGCGTTCTACGTCGCGCTACGCCTGCCGATCGCGTTCATGCGCCGGATGGCGCTGCCGGCGTTCATCGTCAGCCTCGTGCTGATCGCGCTGGTGCTGATCCCGGGCATCGGCCATCTGTCCAACGGTGCCCGCGGTTGGTTCGTCGTCGCCGGCTTCTCCATGCAGCCGTCCGAGCTGACCAAGATCGCCTTCGCGATCTGGGGTTCGCACCTGCTGGCGACGCGCCGCATGCAGCACGCCGGCTGGAAAGAGCTGCTGTTTCCGCTGGTCCCGGCCGCTGTGCTGGCGCTCGGCCTGATCGTCGCCGAGCCCGACCTCGGCCAGACGGTGTCGGTGAGCATCGTCCTGCTCGGCCTGCTCTGGTACGCCGGGCTGTCGCTGCGGATCTTCCTCAGCTCGCTGGTCCTGTGCATCGGGGCGGCCGCCATCATGGCGGTCTCGGCCGGCTACCGCTCCGACCGCGTGCGGGCCTGGCTGGACCCCGACTCCGACCTGCAGGGCATCGGTTACCAGTCGCGGCAGGCCAAGTACGCGCTCGCCAACGGCGGCATGTTCGGCGACGGGCTGGGGCAGGGCACCGCGAAGTTCAACTACCTGCCCAACGCACACAACGACTTCATCTTCGCGATCATCGGCGAGGAGCTCGGCTTCATCGGCGCGGCGGGCCTGCTGGCGCTGTTCGGCCTGTTCGCTTACACCGGCATGCGGATCGCCCGCCGGTCGGTCGACCCGTTCCTGCGGCTGCTGACCGCCACCACGACACTGTGGGTCGTCGGCCAGGTGTTCATCAACGTCGGTTACGTGCTCGGCCTGCTGCCCGTCACGGGTATTCAGCTGCCGCTCATCTCTGCCGGCGGAACAGCAACGGCCACAACACTTCTGCTGATCGGCCTGATTGCCAATGCGGCGCGCCACGAGCCCGACGCGGTGGCTGCGCTGCGGGCCGGCCGCGACGACCGGATGAACCGGATCCTGCGGCTGCCGCCGCCGGTGCCGTATTCGCCGACCACCTTGGACTCGGCCCGGGACCGGTTGCGTGGCCGGGGCGACAAGGCCGGCGACAAGCAGGTCCGCAAGCCCGCCGCCCGGCAGGCCAAACCCGCCAAGCCGGCAAAGCCCACGAAGTCGGCGCGGCCCACCCGGCAGGCCACCCGGCAGGAACCGCCGCCCCGGCAGCGCCGCACCGACGCCCCGAGGCGCCCGCGGCGCACCGAGGAACCGGACCGGCGGTCCGACCGCGGCCGCAGTAAGCGTGGCAACCCCGTACCGGCCGACGGTGCCGGACGGCGTGCAAGGCAAAATGGTGACCTCAAGGGTCACGGGCGACGTGACCCGCGCCGGTCGGACCCGCGGGTCCGCACATTGGAAGGTCAGCGGTACGGGTGA
- a CDS encoding DUF5642 family protein — MNVEKYLVGPVGLATVVLAGAALIAGCGGSDGKSGNGQAAAKYDIAKVGSAKSSLPPGYDPMDLEADTVTQEKLDAPGVGALTTTPPSVVTPAECASLLKPLAPAGVGAKTAGFIGSNQDGNTVIVMAAEAAGTVGELGHAGCDHITVDSTDGVTATVERVPGPDIAGAKTMGVQAHITANGKAIEETTYTAVMGDKTVAVVQADVDPQVAKDLLVKAVAAIKS; from the coding sequence ATGAACGTCGAGAAGTACCTGGTCGGGCCCGTTGGGTTGGCGACCGTCGTGCTGGCAGGCGCGGCGCTGATCGCCGGCTGCGGCGGTTCGGACGGCAAGTCCGGGAACGGCCAGGCCGCGGCGAAGTACGACATCGCGAAGGTCGGCAGCGCCAAGAGCAGCCTGCCGCCGGGTTACGACCCGATGGATCTGGAGGCGGACACCGTCACCCAGGAGAAGCTGGATGCTCCGGGCGTCGGTGCGCTCACCACCACGCCGCCGTCGGTCGTCACTCCCGCCGAGTGCGCGTCGCTGCTCAAGCCGCTCGCGCCGGCCGGCGTCGGCGCCAAGACCGCGGGCTTCATCGGCAGCAACCAGGACGGCAACACCGTCATCGTGATGGCGGCCGAAGCAGCCGGCACCGTCGGCGAACTCGGCCATGCGGGCTGTGACCACATCACCGTCGACTCGACCGACGGCGTCACCGCGACGGTCGAGCGCGTCCCGGGCCCCGATATCGCGGGCGCGAAGACCATGGGCGTGCAGGCGCACATCACTGCCAATGGCAAGGCCATCGAGGAGACCACCTACACGGCCGTCATGGGTGACAAGACCGTGGCCGTCGTGCAGGCCGACGTCGACCCGCAGGTCGCCAAAGACCTGCTCGTCAAGGCGGTCGCGGCGATCAAGTCCTAG
- the mraY gene encoding phospho-N-acetylmuramoyl-pentapeptide-transferase, with the protein MIQILFAVGIALAVSIVLTPVLIRLFTRRGFGHEIREDGPASHQKKRGTPSMGGVAIVTGIWCGYLGTHVVGLLVDGEGPSASGLLVLALATSLGAVGFIDDLIKLRRARNLGLNKTAKTIGQLVSAVLFGVLVLQFRNGYGLTPGSAGLSYVREIATVTLGPVLFVLFIVVLVSAWSNAVNFTDGLDGLAAGAMAMVSAAYVLITFWQYRNACATSPGPGCYNVRDPLDLALVAAATAGACIGFLWWNAAPAKIFMGDTGSLALGGIIAGLSVTSRTETLAIVLGALFVAEVTSVVVQILAFRTTGRRVFRMAPFHHHFELAGWAETTVIIRFWLLTAIACGLGVALFYSEWLSAGGR; encoded by the coding sequence ATGATCCAGATCCTGTTCGCCGTCGGTATCGCGCTCGCGGTGTCGATCGTGCTGACGCCGGTGCTGATCCGGCTCTTCACCCGCAGGGGCTTCGGTCACGAGATCCGCGAGGACGGCCCGGCCAGCCACCAGAAGAAGCGCGGCACGCCGTCGATGGGTGGCGTGGCGATCGTCACCGGCATCTGGTGCGGCTATCTCGGCACCCATGTGGTGGGGCTGCTGGTCGACGGCGAAGGGCCGTCGGCCTCGGGCCTGCTGGTGCTGGCTCTCGCCACGTCGCTGGGCGCCGTCGGTTTCATCGACGATCTGATCAAGCTCCGCCGGGCCCGCAACCTGGGTTTGAACAAGACCGCCAAGACGATCGGCCAGCTGGTGTCGGCCGTCTTGTTCGGCGTGCTGGTGCTGCAGTTCCGCAACGGTTACGGGCTGACGCCGGGAAGCGCGGGGTTGTCGTACGTGCGCGAGATCGCGACGGTGACGCTGGGTCCGGTGCTGTTCGTGTTGTTCATCGTGGTGCTGGTCAGCGCGTGGTCCAACGCCGTCAATTTCACCGACGGCCTGGACGGGCTGGCCGCGGGCGCCATGGCGATGGTCAGCGCGGCGTATGTCCTGATCACGTTCTGGCAGTACCGCAACGCGTGCGCCACCAGCCCGGGGCCGGGCTGCTACAACGTCCGTGATCCACTGGATCTGGCGCTGGTCGCGGCGGCGACGGCGGGTGCCTGCATCGGTTTCCTGTGGTGGAACGCCGCGCCGGCCAAGATCTTCATGGGCGACACCGGCTCGCTGGCGCTCGGCGGCATCATCGCCGGCCTGTCGGTGACGAGCCGGACCGAGACGCTGGCGATCGTGCTCGGCGCCCTGTTCGTCGCCGAGGTGACCTCGGTGGTGGTCCAGATCCTGGCCTTCCGCACCACGGGGCGCCGGGTGTTCCGGATGGCGCCGTTCCATCATCATTTCGAGCTGGCCGGCTGGGCCGAGACCACGGTGATCATCAGGTTCTGGTTGCTCACCGCCATCGCCTGCGGGCTCGGGGTGGCGCTGTTCTACAGCGAGTGGCTCTCGGCGGGTGGCCGCTAG
- a CDS encoding UDP-N-acetylmuramoyl-tripeptide--D-alanyl-D-alanine ligase, producing the protein MIDLTLAEIADIVGGELSDVTPEAAAATRVTGTVEFDSRAVTAGGLFLALPGARTDGHDFAAGAVAAGAVAVLAARPVGVPAIVVKPVAGQVDSASGALEHDTDGSGAAVLAALGKLARAVADRLVAGGLRIIGVTGSSGKTSTKDLLAAVLAPLGEVIAPPGSFNNELGHPWTVLRATEDTDFLVLEMSARHPGNIAALAAIAPPSIGVVLNVGTAHLGEFGSRDVIAATKSELPQAVPADGVVILNADDGAVAAMADVTGARVVRVSRSPGADLWAGDVTLDELARPRFTMHAGEQQVDITLAVHGDHQVSNALSAAAVALECGATLQQVADALAGAGPVSKHRMQVTTRADGVVVVNDAYNANPDSMRAGLKALAWMAKSARAESGAPVRSWAVLGEMAELGDDAIAEHDSIGRLAVRLDVSRLVVVGTGRTMGAMQHGAVMEGSWGSEVSPVPDAGAALDLLRAELEPGDVVLVKASNSAGLGALAEELAREGQA; encoded by the coding sequence ATGATCGACCTGACCCTGGCAGAGATCGCCGACATCGTCGGCGGCGAACTGTCCGACGTCACGCCCGAGGCTGCTGCCGCGACGCGCGTGACCGGAACCGTCGAATTCGACTCGCGGGCCGTCACGGCGGGCGGGCTGTTCCTGGCGTTGCCGGGCGCCCGGACCGACGGGCATGACTTCGCCGCGGGCGCGGTGGCGGCGGGTGCCGTCGCGGTGCTGGCGGCCCGGCCCGTCGGGGTGCCGGCCATCGTGGTGAAGCCGGTTGCCGGACAGGTTGATTCGGCATCCGGTGCGCTGGAGCACGACACCGACGGCTCGGGCGCCGCCGTGCTGGCGGCGCTGGGCAAACTGGCCCGCGCCGTGGCCGACCGGCTGGTCGCCGGGGGCCTGCGGATCATCGGTGTCACCGGCTCGTCGGGCAAGACGTCAACCAAGGACCTGCTGGCCGCCGTGCTCGCGCCGCTCGGCGAGGTGATCGCGCCGCCGGGATCGTTCAACAACGAGCTCGGCCACCCGTGGACGGTGCTGCGGGCCACCGAAGACACCGACTTCCTGGTGCTGGAGATGTCGGCGCGGCACCCCGGCAACATCGCCGCGCTCGCCGCCATCGCACCGCCGTCGATCGGTGTGGTGCTCAACGTCGGCACCGCGCACCTCGGCGAGTTCGGCTCGCGCGACGTCATCGCGGCAACGAAATCGGAACTGCCGCAAGCTGTTCCGGCAGACGGTGTCGTCATCCTCAACGCCGACGACGGTGCCGTCGCGGCGATGGCCGACGTCACCGGGGCCCGCGTGGTGCGGGTATCGCGGTCGCCTGGCGCCGATCTGTGGGCCGGTGACGTCACCCTCGACGAATTGGCCCGTCCGCGCTTCACCATGCACGCGGGGGAGCAGCAGGTCGACATCACGCTGGCGGTGCACGGCGATCACCAGGTGTCCAACGCGCTCAGCGCCGCCGCCGTCGCGCTGGAATGTGGTGCGACCCTGCAGCAGGTGGCCGACGCACTCGCCGGCGCCGGGCCCGTCTCGAAGCACCGCATGCAGGTCACCACCCGGGCCGACGGCGTCGTCGTGGTGAACGACGCCTACAACGCCAACCCCGACTCGATGCGGGCGGGGCTCAAAGCGCTGGCCTGGATGGCCAAGTCGGCGCGTGCCGAATCCGGCGCGCCGGTGCGTAGCTGGGCGGTGCTCGGCGAGATGGCCGAACTGGGTGACGACGCGATTGCCGAACATGACAGCATCGGTCGACTGGCCGTGCGTTTAGATGTGTCACGACTGGTTGTCGTCGGAACCGGGAGGACTATGGGCGCCATGCAACACGGCGCGGTGATGGAAGGCTCGTGGGGCAGCGAGGTATCGCCCGTCCCGGATGCCGGGGCCGCACTTGATTTGCTGCGCGCCGAGCTGGAGCCCGGCGATGTCGTGCTGGTCAAGGCCTCGAACTCCGCGGGGCTCGGCGCGTTGGCCGAGGAGCTGGCGCGGGAGGGGCAGGCATGA
- a CDS encoding UDP-N-acetylmuramoyl-L-alanyl-D-glutamate--2,6-diaminopimelate ligase, with translation MSLPTLRPADPAGAALGSLADHVGAALPAEAHARDLRVTGVTLSSRDVVAGDLFAALPGSAAHGARFAADAVAAGAAAVLTDPDGVELLDVDVPVLVHADPRAVLGEVAAEIYGRPSERLHVIGITGTSGKTTTTYLVEAGLRAAGRVAGLIGTVGIRIDGRDLPSSLTTPEAPALQALLATMVERGVDTVVMEVSSHALSLGRVDALRFAAGGFTNLSRDHLDFHPTMDDYLDAKARLFQPDSPTHAAVSVVCVDDDWGRKMAARALDPVTVSTTGEADWTVTGIETDRGGQQFTAVGPDGAEHRLRIGLPGGYNVANALLAVALLDAVGVSPEQAAPGLATASVPGRLQPIDRGQDFLALVDYAHKPGALEAVLQTLRPQTSGRLAVVFGAGGNRDAGKREPMGRIAAELADLVVITDDNPRDEDPDLIRATIAAGAADGSAEVVVIGDRRAAIDHAVGWARAGDTVLVAGKGHESGQTRAGQTRPFDDRDELAASLDAAAGKAGESPA, from the coding sequence ATGTCTTTGCCTACCTTGCGCCCCGCTGATCCCGCCGGAGCTGCGCTGGGCTCATTGGCCGACCATGTTGGCGCAGCGCTGCCGGCCGAGGCGCACGCCCGGGACCTGCGGGTCACCGGCGTCACTCTGAGCAGCCGGGACGTCGTCGCCGGTGATCTGTTCGCGGCGCTTCCGGGTTCGGCCGCGCACGGCGCGCGGTTCGCCGCCGATGCCGTCGCCGCCGGTGCTGCCGCCGTCCTGACGGACCCGGACGGCGTGGAGCTTCTCGACGTGGACGTCCCCGTGCTCGTCCATGCCGACCCGCGGGCGGTGCTGGGTGAGGTCGCCGCCGAAATCTACGGGCGGCCGTCCGAGCGGCTGCACGTCATCGGCATCACCGGGACCTCGGGCAAGACCACCACCACCTATCTGGTCGAGGCCGGGTTGCGTGCCGCCGGCCGGGTCGCCGGACTGATCGGCACCGTCGGCATCCGGATCGACGGCCGCGACCTGCCGAGTTCCCTGACCACCCCCGAGGCGCCGGCGCTGCAGGCGCTGCTGGCCACCATGGTCGAGCGTGGTGTGGACACCGTCGTCATGGAGGTCTCCAGCCATGCGCTGTCGCTGGGGCGCGTGGACGCCCTGCGCTTCGCGGCCGGCGGTTTCACCAACCTGTCGCGGGACCACCTCGACTTCCACCCGACCATGGACGACTACCTGGACGCCAAAGCCCGGCTGTTCCAACCGGATTCGCCCACTCACGCGGCGGTGTCTGTGGTGTGCGTCGACGACGACTGGGGCCGGAAGATGGCCGCCCGGGCTCTCGACCCCGTCACCGTCAGTACCACCGGCGAGGCCGACTGGACCGTCACCGGCATCGAGACAGACCGCGGTGGCCAGCAGTTCACCGCCGTCGGCCCCGACGGTGCAGAGCACCGGCTGCGGATCGGCCTGCCCGGCGGCTACAACGTCGCCAACGCTCTGCTGGCCGTGGCGCTGCTCGACGCGGTGGGCGTGTCCCCGGAGCAGGCCGCCCCCGGACTGGCCACCGCCAGCGTTCCCGGCCGGTTGCAGCCCATCGACCGCGGGCAGGACTTCCTCGCGCTCGTCGACTACGCCCACAAGCCCGGTGCTCTGGAGGCCGTGCTGCAGACGCTGCGCCCGCAGACCAGCGGCCGGTTGGCCGTCGTCTTCGGGGCCGGTGGCAACCGTGACGCCGGGAAACGCGAACCGATGGGACGCATCGCCGCGGAACTGGCAGACCTGGTCGTCATCACCGACGACAATCCGCGCGACGAGGACCCCGACCTGATCCGGGCGACCATCGCGGCAGGTGCCGCGGACGGATCGGCCGAGGTGGTGGTCATCGGTGACCGCAGGGCCGCCATCGACCATGCCGTCGGCTGGGCCCGGGCGGGGGACACCGTCCTGGTCGCGGGCAAGGGGCACGAGTCGGGCCAGACCCGCGCCGGTCAGACCCGCCCGTTCGATGACCGTGATGAATTGGCCGCCTCGCTCGATGCAGCGGCCGGGAAAGCTGGGGAGTCACCCGCATGA